One segment of Ziziphus jujuba cultivar Dongzao chromosome 12, ASM3175591v1 DNA contains the following:
- the LOC107429517 gene encoding AP2/ERF and B3 domain-containing transcription factor RAV1 has product MEGSCTDESTTSDSISISPSTTPPPLPFLPHPPPPPPPPIKTTTTTKSPPESLCRVGSGTSVILDSENGVEAESRKLPSSKYKGVVPQPNGRWGAQIYEKHQRVWLGTFNEEDEAAKAYDVAAQRFRGRDAVTNFKPLSSETDGDDEIEAAFLNSHSKAEIVDMLRKHTYNDELEQSKRNYGLDNNNNNNSPHKKSGNFREIGSAFGSSDRVQKAREQLFEKAVTPSDVGKLNRLVIPKQHAEKHFPLQSGSTSKGVLLNFEDVGGKVWRFRYSYWNSSQSYVLTKGWSRFVKEKNLKAGDIVSFQRSTGSDKQLYIDWKTRSTSSGGASNQTAVGPVQPVQMVRLFGVNIFKIPGSDGIGGGCNVGKRMREMELFELECSKKPRIIGAL; this is encoded by the coding sequence atgGAAGGAAGCTGCACAGACGAAAGCACGACCAGCGACTCCATATCCATATCTCCTTCCACTACTCCACCTCCACTCCCTTTTCTCCCccatcctcctcctcctcctcctcctcctattaagaccaccaccaccacaaagTCTCCACCAGAGAGTCTTTGCCGCGTCGGAAGCGGAACAAGCGTCATCCTGGACTCCGAGAACGGCGTCGAAGCCGAATCCCGGAAACTCCCTTCTTCCAAATACAAAGGTGTGGTCCCCCAACCAAACGGTCGTTGGGGGGCTCAGATTTACGAGAAGCATCAGAGGGTTTGGCTCGGCACTTTCAACGAAGAAGACGAAGCCGCTAAAGCATACGACGTCGCCGCTCAAAGATTCCGCGGCCGCGACGCCGTCACCAATTTCAAACCGTTATCTTCGGAGACCGACGGAGACGACGAGATCGAAGCGGCCTTCCTCAATTCCCATTCTAAAGCTGAGATCGTCGACATGCTCAGGAAGCATACCTACAATGACGAGCTGGAGCAGAGCAAGCGCAACTACGGATtggacaacaacaacaacaacaattcgCCCCATAAAAAAAGTGGGAATTTCAGAGAAATCGGTTCGGCTTTCGGGTCGTCGGACCGGGTTCAGAAAGCGCGTGAGCAGCTCTTCGAGAAAGCCGTGACGCCGAGCGACGTTGGGAAACTGAACCGGCTGGTGATCCCGAAGCAACACGCGGAGAAGCACTTCCCGTTGCAGAGTGGAAGCACATCCAAAGGGGTGCTTCTCAACTTCGAGGACGTGGGTGGGAAAGTGTGGAGGTTTCGGTATTCGTATTGGAATAGCAGCCAGAGCTACGTGCTCACTAAAGGTTGGAGCCGCTTCGTCAAGGAGAAGAATCTCAAAGCCGGTGACATTGTCAGCTTTCAGCGATCCACCGGATCCGATAAACAGCTTTACATTGATTGGAAAACCAGGAGTACCAGCAGCGGCGGTGCTTCCAACCAGACCGCCGTCGGACCGGTTCAGCCGGTTCAGATGGTGAGGTTGTTTGGGGTCAACATTTTCAAAATACCTGGGAGTGATGGGATTGGTGGTGGGTGTAATGTTGGGAAGAGAATGAGGGAGATGGAATTGTTTGAATTAGAGTGTAGTAAGAAACCAAGGATAATAGGAGCCTTGTAA
- the LOC107429491 gene encoding methionine aminopeptidase 1B, chloroplastic, whose protein sequence is MGFVGFSSHAVSLQLSAGFHGQTFPSLSKSAPYAGIPLTLSAASSTGTTFSGLSLLGPLPSLSRPGKRLVVFARKLWGLEEAMRIRREREELEATTTKVRKRQPLRRGRVSPRLPVPDHIPKPPYVGTSAVPEISSEHQIHDSEGIARMRAACQLAARVLDYAGTLVRPSVTTNEIDKAVHQMIIDAGAYPSPLGYGGFPKSVCTSVNECMCHGIPDSRQLQDGDIINIDVTVYLNGYHGDTSKTFFCGNVSESAKRLVKITEECMERGIAVCKDGAAFRKIGKRISEHAEKYGYGVVERFVGHGVGTVFHSEPIILHHRNDRGGCMVEGQTFTIEPILTIGTTECISWPDNWTMLTADGSLAAQFEHTILITRNGAEILTKC, encoded by the exons ATGGGATTCGTTGGTTTCTCGAGCCATGCCGTATCTCTGCAACTCTCAGCTGGTTTTCATGGCCAAACGTTTCCATCTCTATCAAAGTCTGCTCCATATGCGGGTATACCCCTCACTCTTTCAGCAGCCTCTTCCACTGGTACTACATTCTCTGGACTGTCGCTCCTCGGTCCTCTACCGTCTCTCTCGCGCCCCGGGAAGCGACTCGTTGTTTTTGCGAGGAAGTTGTGGGGCTTAGAGGAGGCCATGAGAATCAGGAG AGAAAGAGAGGAGCTTGAGGCTACTACTACAAAGGTTAGAAAAAGGCAACCTTTGAGGCGTGGGAGGGTATCCCCACGTCTTCCTGTGCCCGATCACATACCAAAACCACCTTATGTAGGTACTTCTGCGGTGCCAGAAATTTCCAGTGAACATCAAATTCATGATTCTGAAGGAATTGCTCGCATGAGAGCCGCATGCCAGCTTGCTGCTCGCGTCTTGGACTATGCTGGCACATTGGTTCGG CCATCAGTAACAACAAATGAAATTGACAAAGCCGTGCACCAGATGATTATTGATGCTGGTGCTTATCCTTCACCTCTTGGCTATGGGGGATTTCCCAAGAGTGTCTGCACCTCTGTTAATGAGTGCATGTGCCATGGAATACCCGATTCTCGCCAGCTACAG gATGGAGACATAATAAACATTGATGTGACAGTTTACCTTAAT GGATATCATGGAGACACATCGAAGACATTTTTCTGTGGGAATGTTAGTGAATCAGCTAAACGTCTGGTGAAG ATAACCGAAGAATGCATGGAAAGAGGCATAGCAGTTTGCAAGGATGGTGCTGCCTTTAGGAAAATTGGGAAGAGAATTAG TGAACATGCTGAAAAATATGGTTATGGTGTGGTAGAGCGTTTTGTTGGCCATGGTGTGGGAACTGTATTTCATTCTGAACCAATTATTTTACACCATC GCAATGACAGAGGTGGTTGCATGGTTGAAGGCCAAACATTTACAATTG AACCAATTCTGACTATTGGAACCACCGAGTGTATATCATGGCCAGACAACTGGACTATGCTGACTGCTGATG